The DNA sequence CTGGGAAAAGGGTCCCCTTTGGTGGTCTCATTCTTATGGCCGCTCTAAGAAATTGCTTTATTAGCAGCTCGTCTGCCCACTTGTGGCCTGTGAAGCAAGACAAAGTTGACGCCTGTACCTTTATAGTGTTATAAGCCAAGCCCATTCTTAGTGCTGACTGTAAAAACTCTAGCACCTGCCCGATGTTTGTAGTCAATGGGGAGAAATTTCCATTGTGAAGGAAATGCTGTAAACCTCTTCCAAATCCTGGTGTATGTAGCATTGGTTGGTGCCTTTCTTGCCTTCAATAGTGTTGAGATCAACTCCTCTGAAATGCCTTGAGACTTACAATCTGGTTGATTCAAAAGCGATGCTGTCAGTTGCAATCTGCCTGGGTTGAGATGATTCCAATGGGCCTGTTGTAGTAAGTCCTTCTTCAGCGGCAGCCATACTGGGGGGACTGACGCCATCTGCAGGAGCAGTGAGAAGGGTAAGAGTAAGATTGCATGGACATTCTCCCTCACGATCTTTAGTCGTAGACTAGAGGAAATTCCCAAGAAATTTAGAAGGCGTCTTGAGCTAGTGCCTCGTTGCAATGGAATCTGGTTTGAGCAGCCCTGGACTTCATGTTCCGTAGAAAGGAGCTTTGTGCGTCTCTCCATTGGGATCTTGCATAATCTCGACCTGGTCTATACGACCTCACAAGCTCTTCTGAACTCTGATTGGCCTAAATGAACAGCTTGCTGTCTCCTTTTGGTTCTCTGTGGTAGCAGACCTGACTTTCCTCCAGTGGCTCCCTTGATAGCCTCTTCCAGGGTCTCTCCTTATAGCATCCTGCAATTGCATTGGATGTTACAGAGTGCCTGTTTTGAAGTGCCTTCCGCCACCCAATGGCGCAACCACAAGGCCCTTTTCGCCAGTACTGAATAAATCATGAGCCTTGCCAGCAGTTTGACCTGGTCTGTGGAGGCTTCTGCCAGAAAGGCAGCTGACAGATTAAGTTCCTCCAGTGCTGTTATGATTCTGACCGTCTCTATGCCTGGCTTCAGAGCCATCTTCACATTTGTGACCCAGACCTTTAGAGCCCTGGAGATCGAAGGTTAGGGCTATGGCCGGGCGGCAGGCTGTGCCTACAGTTAAATAGATCTTCTTCAGATCTGCATGTCTGTCCATTGGGTCTCTAAAGGTTGTAGAATCCTCCAATGGCAGGGACACATGCCTTTCTAGGTGCTGCAGGGCTAGGTCTACTCCTGGAGCCGACTCCCAAAAGGCAGCGTCTGAGGCCTTGAATGGGTATAATtttaaaaaggtgtttttttttgtttttcggctcatttgttattttcaaatttaaaaattgtGATCAtaagaacaaaaattcaaaagaataactaataaactattaaattataggtattggaatttcccttcaaatttggctgttagtgaatagttccgaatgatctgaaataacgaatgccgcatctaaaacaaatggaacggaacaaataataaatattaaaacttTATTATTTAAGtacgtttcatttgtttagatacagcattcgtaactttggataaattcatatttgttactttCTCTAACAGCCGAATTAgaaagtaaattccaatacctataatgtaagtcccctttcacaccgagccacccatagcgtcggcagtaaaacgccgctatttttagcagtgttttaccgtcagatttgcggcgcatttcggccactagcggggcgcttttaccccccgctagcagccaagaaggggttaaaaccgcctgcaatagtggtgttttgccggcggtatcgcagcgctgtctcattgatttcaatggggagcagcggtggaagagtggtaaacacaccgctccaaagaagctgctggcaggacttttcctgatgtcctgccagcgcaccgctccagtgtgaaagccctcgggctttcacactggagacaatggagcagctgtttgagggcggattgcaggcgctatttttaacgctatagcacctgcaaaaacgccctcggtgtgaaagggggtcttataGTTAGTAATAGTAAGGTTATTATTAGTCAGTTATTTCAGCTTTTCAAATTTGTgggttttcgaatttacgaatttgtcaaaattcgttaaaaaacaaattcggaatgaaacgaattgcacatgtctaattgttcTGGAAAGGGAGGCTCGGAAGTACTGCCCATTCATTAATTTCGTTTTTGGAGCACTTTTTACAGCgctccaaaagatgctgcttgcaggacttttttgaacgtcacgcaagcgcaccacccaagtgtgaaagcactcatgcaaaTGAATGGGAGACAGTTTTCAGAggccatttctagcgctaaaaactgccttggtgtgaaaggggtcctaggactaaagactgtccccttacagctgctacacagagatctATTGCTTATGTGAAGAGGTACCTCTTAGGGGACATTGCACCCTATCCTAGCCATGCACTGTGGACTAGTTATAGTACTACAATACTAATATGTACGGTTTATTGCAGACTTTGCTGACTTATGTGTTGAtgccagtctagtggtacagaactctattctaagttaccttggcatagtaATTATACTGTCTAAGGGAcagtgtctgaacctaccttctgtatgtTCCAACCACCATTTACTCTAATCCATAGTCTAACCAATACATGGAGTTACTTTATCACTAAAACGGTCTTGTGTCTACTTCCCagtactaaggctggattcacacctatgcatttttagtgctttttgcagatttgcactacagtccatttaccatggtttcctatggaacttgttctgtagtgcaaatctgcaaaatgcaaatagcactagaagtgcataggtgtgaagccagcctaagTCACAGTCAAGTTAAAAAGGTATGCACACTAGCTTTCACTCAACCAGGtgtagaacagagaacccaaattaccaagcggctccttctgGGGTAGCACTACAATAGATAATCACAAGCATTCATAGTATAAGTAACCAAAAGTCACTAAGTTTTACAACATGTTTTATTGTACGGTCATTAAAATACAATCAATAAAATATGTATAAACCCAtatgattttattgaaaaacgcaATGATAGCAAACCATAATATACATAAAATATCTAGATTACTGAAACGGAGGTTATACCATGCAATACTGCCCTGTATGGTAAGTTATTGTCTTTTGGAGAACTGGAAAAATTCAGAACTTGTGTGGCTCAATAATGTGCAAATATTATGACACTCGTGGTTCACAAATAGAAGGCGTATTGAGAAATGTAACAGTGTGAAGCAGTGTGCCACATAAAACGTTCCCTTTCTCACGTAGGCTGAGCCTTCCTTACAGCTGGAAAGTGGAAAATACTTGAAGGCTGTGTGCTTTGCAGTTTGTAGTGAGACAAGTAAAAGTACCATCACACCGCAGCATAATATAGAATTATTTCTCTAAAACAGAATAGAAGATACATGTTATGCCACCTCTAGAAATACTACAGGACATGTAGTGCAGGCCAGCGGAAATCTCATTGGACTTTATTGAAGGCAATATACAGGGTACATTGAGATAGAGTTCTGGGTCCAGCATACACCATTTTCTGAAGCTAGGAAGCTGTTGGAAAAGTATTGTGAAATGGCTACTCAGTGCTGCATTTGCAGCTTAGATCTAGGTAATAAATGTAACTAACTAGAGGTAGTgcgtaaataaataattaaagcagAGGTCTGGATTAAACCTATCTTGGCCTAAAACCCTCTCCCATCCCAAGCCCTATACCAACTAGTctgtaaaaggaaagatgtgtACACATACCTGTTCTGAGGGAGCTCCAGTCCGGTCATGTGATCGACTCCCAGTGCCATCtttaggggagaggagggacagcagaCAATGCATGccctatagtaagtctatgggtgatgtcaccgcccAGACACGGCGGTTTCTGCTCTCACATGACGAGACCGGAGTGTCCTTAGATTATATAAAAATAGACATCTTTTCTTTACAAGATAGCTAGTATAGGGATTagagcaggtttaagcttagatAGGTTTAGACCGCACTTCTACTTTAAGATGTACCATTAAATAGCACTAATACGGGCATGTTTAAAACAGAAGGCATTGCCAGTATTTAAAAAACTCTAATAAAAAAGGAATACTTTTAAGATCACTATCTAATAAGACTGATCACTTGAGGAAATAATCTTTCATAAAATGGGCACCTCATTCTGGAAGGGGGGAAGATCTGTTATACATAAACACCATTTACTATATATTTTAAGAGGAAGAAGCAATTATATTGCTATTTTAGTTAACTAGTAAACATGGCCAGTCATTTGTAGGTATGCATTTATGCAGTACCAATAATGGGTCTTGTCTGAACATAAAGTAGGTGTTGCATATAGCAAGCCATACAATTCTTTCAATTTCGGAACCTGCACTGGGTAATGCCAGCTAGAATGTGACTGGTTGTTATTGGTAACATATTTTCCTTGATATCTTGGATCCAGCTTTTGTTAGAAGTTTTAGCTGTAAAGGAAAGTGGATAAAGCACAAAGGCAATCATTGCAGATTCATTTAGAAAATACTAGCTGGCATCTGTCATGTCTTCTTGTTTCAATGCTttgaatcactgacctggaacacgTTTGCAGATAAAAGACTTTTGACTCTTCTCTAATTTTGCTAATCAGAATATttggtctaaagctggccatagacagttcctGCTAAACCGTTCGAGATTTGAAccatgatcaatcaacttgggtacaaccagcctgacagatTTTACATTTGATTGCTAGCGGCTGTCGCCAGTAGCAATAACCACTGTGTACTTCCAGCGGGGACGGCTTCCTCCACCGAGAGAACACAGTGGCTcgagggagggattcccctgtcagcacctGTAGTTGTAGGTAAGAAAGTTGGCTCGAATAATGTCTAGCCTTATGGGCATCAAATTTTGTCTGATTCGTAGTAAAATTGGCGAAAGTGGTGTCAGCTACCAGAATGCAATAGACTGCAACAAAAGATCCATTCAACTGCGCTGAACAAAATAAATCTTTAGGCATGACCACCTTAAAGGCCTCGTACACACCGTTTGATTGGacgaccgagcatctgatttttgtcaaaagcgcacgtgcaggattttgtctagcataccaactatccgcaaattgtcgcgattttcagatcgtacaaaacaaatgccttttaaaatccaTTTGGCATAAATACatgcaaagcagtttcattattatcccattaaagatgagaatgtgcgctgcatttcgacatttcatcaattgccacgtcacaaatgttaattctagattgcgaacagtagtttacaagactaaATTTTtaccagtcgttccttgattccgagcatgcgtgtttgtacttcgaCTTTTGTGCGacaatttctgtactgaccattctaaaatcggacgttgagttcacatccgacaaaaatgttatagcctgcacatccagcttttgtctgtcaaaaaagtcaaaaatcggctgtcgaaagcaccgtacgaATGATCTGAAAACCCGCAGACAGCTtgtcttacgaattttcccttctgatttttgtatcgtgtgtatgaggcccaAGTCAATGACTCAAGGTACTGAAACCAGagggtcagcataacagccaggaattcagaaattaaaaaatgGGTTTCCTCAGCTCACCGCTTGACTAAAGGTTTATTCAAAAAGATGCACGGTGTAGACAGATCTCAAGATCGCATACTAGGCACTTAACGGTAAGGGCAACCTTTGTGCGGAATGTGTAGAAGTTCCGTATCCTGATTGTCTAGTGTGCATCTGAATAATAACCTTTCGTTCTAATGAAATTCCTTTGCATTAAAAAGGGAAGTGTTACAAGAAAAATCAGTCTCAGGATTATAAGATACAGTATATGAGTATTTAAACAGTCTTCCTTCATGACTAAGGGCTTCATAAGTGTTCAGTAGACAGGTGGAGACAACTTCTAATGGGCTTCCCCTTTCTTTGGACAGTCTCATAAAAAGGAATTGTGATAATATTACACGTCATACTTTAGATGTGTTTTCCTCCATAGGAACAGCAGCTGTGTACACAACATTCTTGGTTTTCTTGCTCCTGCAAAATTCAAAATGGCAACACCATTGTAAAACACTTTACAGAAATGCCCAGGTGCAGGACCTCTTAAAAatggactgtttttcttttaaaatatacagtacatgcaaGTGATTAGTAAATCTAACCTGTTCtaatattcagatttttttttatatacagtgggggtgGGTGGTCTTAGACACCCGTTAGAATTCTGTCCGCTGCTACACCAAAAGCATGAGTGCTTGCGGCCAATTAATGTACTTGTCACTTGTACATAAAATGGTCAGTACCGGACATTGAGGTTTGAGTGTTCATACTGGACACCACTTCTTCAATccgccccttcccttcctggccaCTGCACCTGTCATATTGACTAAAAAGGTAGAACTATCTACAAATAATGGCACTTTTTAGATTTGGAGAATGCTGGAGGGGTTAGAACCACTGTGTGTCCCCATCTCTCGAACTGTCCTGATCACCAATCTCACCTATATTAAAAGGGAGGGTGAATCCATAATTTCAAGTTGCCACAGAAcaggaataggaaaaaaaaaaaaaattatcttccaatggggactcttGACAACTGCATAAGAGGATTTCTGTCACACTGGAAAGATATCACCCTACTTTCTGTTGAGTCTATAGAACTagacgtgaagggaaatctccccaaatgtGAAACAGATatagatgggattttttttttttttctcttttgatcaGCAGTTTTACCCCTCTACTCTatccaggggggaaaaaaaaaaaaaaaaaaaaaaaaaaaaacaccacaaacacaCAACTATACTATATTTTCTAACACATTGCTATAGGATTTGAGGCCATGCACCAACATTCCATGTGAATAGGTCAAAAGAGTTTCCTACCGTTTCTTCCTGTGAAACAACCAGCAGGTGATTGAAATAATGACTAAAACACCGAGCGCACAGGCCAAAACAACGGAAAGGACaacacctgtgtacagagagaaaCATCAGCCAACAGGCAGATTTTTCAGATTATAGTTCCAGCTGAGCGACCATCTTCATCCAGACTGCCGACTTACCTTCCCTAAACGAAACAGAAACCAGCCTGTCACCTTCTCGCTGTAGCCGCCTAAAATTATTAGTCATCTCTATGGGTGCTGAAGTGTTCCTCCCTGAGCAGTATAGTGCCGTCTCCAAAACCGACAGCTGCAAGTCAACAGATTTGACACTTACCAAAAAATAGCattggtttattatttttaacaatattAATGAGATTTGATTTTAGATAACAAAACAAAGCCCTGTATTGGTTGTTCATCTCACCTGCCTGTCCCtccctttgctcccccccccccttaccaaaCCAGTTATTTGCTGCAAGGTGCATTATATGTACATTAGTGTGCGAATGAGATACTAGAGGACATTGAAGACACCACATTACCTGCTCCTCCGAAATGAACATAGGGTGGTGAAAAACAGACCATAAGACACTGGGGTAGCAGGGTGGAGTAGTAAGGGAACCCTCATACCGATAATATTCATCCAGGCTCTTGGGCACAAGATCTTGTATATTAAACCCTGGAATTTGGACAGTTTGCCCTGTATGACagtgaaaaagtttaaaaaaaaaaaaaaaatccattcaagAAGCCTTCCAAAGAAATCCAAAAAAGGTTGCAGAGAACAAAATTACCATAAAGTTAAGTTagaactacagaaaaaaaaaatatataaataaataaaataaaaacacacaggaTATTGGTGGTAGGCAACAATTAGATATGCTTTAGCAGAGAGCCCAATTACTCACTGCGCTCAAATACAGGGTCATTTAACTTTCATATCTCCATGAGTTTCTGGACACCCCCAGCAAAGACAGGTATCTCTGCTTTCCTTCCTTAGCAGCTCAGAGAAGCTACACCTGAGGAGGCAGATGAGCTGGGCGAATGATCTACAGTCAGGTGAGGCCCTCCATTGTCAAGAACTGGTGTTGGGACAGCTGAACAGAAACCTAAAGACCCAGCAACTGTGGGATGCACCTCCCCAATTGCTACTAGAGTAATTCAGTTTCAGTGGGGCGGCTCTTCATTCTTTGATGCATCCACCTGTTCATCTGTGTTACCAGAATTATCTTGAACTTCTTTGAAAAGGGGTGCTGTATACGGATAGCTGCAAGTAGCAGTTTGTATTCTGTGCCATTTTACTGAATAGGCAATTCTCAGCTTGACTATTGTACAGTCTTAGAGACTTTACGCACAttgacaaacaaaatatttggggggcacaccctaaaaagatgcattaaagatggtaaagaagaaggaagaaattaTAGCGcacacatggaaaaaaaaaccaaaaaaaaacaaacaaacacataccACACGACATTTAACTCATGCAAGGCTATTTaacacacctgaacattttcaaaacaaAACATGGGGCTTTtctcacaccatattgctatatggtgcttaagcccacttactgcgacaaagtaccccattattagtgggtctTATGCACATTGAGTCACAGaaacattgctgtgaagagtccatgtttgtgcagctttcatagtCGGTTTTGTATTATTCTGTCGTGTATGCATGTTCTTTTTCATTCTAAACCAGTTTTGCATTACCGATTTAACTTTGCACCCGTTTAGAAGACTGCAAGCTAGTTACGCTGTCTGATCTGATTGATTTACTAGCATTGTAACAGAATGGCTAAACTAACACTCACCTTTGTATTTGACATTTGTCAGCTGACTAAAGATTTTATCATATGCAGGGTTGAAAGaaccagtctgtaaaaaaaaaaaaaaaaattatatctatatatatattttctaatgaGCTCATAAAAGGGCATTGTATGATTATGTTCTGAAGTGAAAAATGTGTACATATACACTGCTGCAATACAGTAAACTATAATAACAATAAAAGTTTCTACAACATGCTGGATCGACACCCCACAATCATTTCTTGCAAGATGAATAAGTAAAACACATTTCTTAAAAGACATATATGGCGTCAAGACAGCAAACTTGAATGGCCAAAAAGTACAAGCTCCCATTTTAGGCAAACCCACAATCAGACAATCTTTTGGTACCAATGCTTTGGATCTCTAAAATACAAGCCTAGGACTTCCCCACTGGCCATCAAAATGGTCCTCTTTAAGTCAATAATCTCTTACAGAGTCTCTAGATCATATTGGTGTTGGCTGGAGGGTTATTTGGAAAGCTATAGTTGGGAAATCATGGAGGAAAATCCTGCTAAGATTATACACCAAGCATACTGGGCACTTGATATCCAACTCAAATCACCTCTTAACGTGTTACTTTCTTGCTCAAAACTTAAGCTACAATATCCCAATCTCACTCACCTTCTTCTGAGATCTTGTTACTACAAAAAAACTTTGGAAATTCTGTCTTTATGCATAAAACAGGTATTGAGAGCCCCCTTCATCCATGAATGATCTTAGGTTGTACTCATTTAAGTTACATAATGCTGTTGGAAAAATTGGACACAGCTCATAACAAGCCCAGTTAGAGGAAGACACTTTTAGGTCCATGGTACAGTTTTCTTACCCAAGAATACCAGACTAACCAAATGAGAGCTCATGCTAATCCTTTAACACATGATCTGGTATCATACCACAAATTACAGAGGACATTGGGCAAACTCAATGTTCTGTGATAAGTCTCAGTGTAAACTGGTTTCCAAATCACCAAGTTATTCTTAGATCCTTTCAGGCCATTTTGCTATATTACAGGGCCCTACCACTTTCCTCTAATCAATTCTTGCAAGGCATTGTTAATGTTTCTGCAAAGTCTACTATGTCTCCAAGGGTGGGGATGTGAAGTTGAAACATTCTAATAGTGTTGGTTCAGAAGAAGGCAAAACAAATACTGGCTAGACAGATAACCATGACGAAGTATGAAATGATGCAAAATATATTTCCTAGGCATGTCatctttgaaaatgctccctgaacGATTCCCTTGGAAACCTCATGCAATGAGTTTATTGAAACTGCAGtatctgtgcatggcaaccaatcagcctctgacttcagcttgttcagttaaagcaaAACTATACTCTGCTCCACTCCAGCAATGCAATATCCTCAAagtaatattaaaattttttttttatttttttttttaataaccaacatgtcatacttaccttctctgtgcagtagttttgcacagaaccaccccaatcctccttttctctggtcccttgccgatgctcctggcccctcccgcctgctgagtgcccccagagcaagcagcttgctgtgggggctcccGAGCTGctggctctgcatgtccattcacagaGTTGCATCTCAGCCCTGAcccctctctccccattggctctctggctgtgattgacatcagcgggagccaacggctcccactgctgtcttagcCTAAGAGGGAGAGTCGAGTCTCTtggcacattgctggatcatgaTGGGGCTCCGATCAGTATTAGGGGGGGGActtctgcacagagaaggtttacctttatgcatagagaATGCATGAAAGTATAAaagcttgagcctttacaaccacttcaagcacTCTTGCTACCCACTGACATCACTATCTCTCTTCGGCATTTAGAATCCTGTTGGTATATAAATATttagtaaagttccactttaggctttcaaaataaaaaggaaaccgattggttgccatgtacagctgctccagtTGTGATGAATCGCTCTGTGTGCCTGGATGTCTAGACTGGCCTACTCACCCTGTTTCCCCCTCTAAGATAAGCAGTGAAAATAAGAACAGTTATATTTGCAAGACAGCCTCACCtcgtctgaaaaaaataaataaacttagaTGTCCGAATCAAGACGTTAAATCAACATCATATCACACATTTGCTCCAATTCTTTATATTTAGGTTTAGCTGTTTTTAGAGAAAAACCTAGGGCCCAATATAAGAAACAAAGTACCTAAGAAGCTCCATGTTAGAATACATCAAAATATCCGGAGAGAACGTGAACATAAAATTAATTCACACATATACAACAAATATGCTCTGTGTCTCACCTCAATGAGAATTCCCAGCACAGCCAAACCATCTGCCGCCTCCATCGCGATGGCCATGTTTGCATACTTGGTGTTATAATGCACAATGTGCAGctgcagaaaaataaataaagtgttaaATGTACTTGCATTGATAGCTTGCACGTTGGGCAATTAAATTGTGAGAGAGAATGGTGTTGTAATAAAATTAAAAGTATGTAGGGTGAAATAGCAAAAAGGGAATAAAAGTATTTAAAGTGTAAATTATGATAAGGGATGTTTTACAAAACCCAAGCACACAACTAGGCATTAATGTGTAAAGATCATGTACAAGACTGAACAGGAAAAATTAAATGATGTGCCCCTCCCCCACTTCTGTGTGACACCCACAACCCCAAACTATCAGGGTACAGTTTCATATACCCTACATCTATTCTAGCCAATCCTTACTGTCAAATAAAGAACACATTTGGGAGGTTGGACTTCCACATTGGAAGAGTTCAGTTGTAATGGAAGTGGTGGGCTTCTTCTATTCATATAGCCCAGGGAATTAACTAGGCTTACTGCACCATTATTATGGCACAGGAAACAGTCAGATGTTGCGAGCACCACATTAGAAGAGCAGATAGAAAACTAGCACAGGTCTGCCTTGAATAGATGGAATGCGACAGTTTGCCATATAGAAACCCCTGATGaggtcagttgtgacgaaacggccgtagagTCACAACGCAAACACGCATCGCGCATGTGCGATTccattttaaacggcggtg is a window from the Aquarana catesbeiana isolate 2022-GZ linkage group LG03, ASM4218655v1, whole genome shotgun sequence genome containing:
- the CA12 gene encoding carbonic anhydrase 12; amino-acid sequence: MYRLILCLLTLSAPQAASDGQWAYTGNDGEDNWPVQYGFCGGVHQSPLDFHRGILQYDSRLEPIRLYGYNVSSTESFTISNNGHTVSMSLLSNMYLDIPPFRYVAAQLHFHWGTLDSPKGSEHCIEGKRFSAELHIVHYNTKYANMAIAMEAADGLAVLGILIETGSFNPAYDKIFSQLTNVKYKGQTVQIPGFNIQDLVPKSLDEYYRYEGSLTTPPCYPSVLWSVFHHPMFISEEQLSVLETALYCSGRNTSAPIEMTNNFRRLQREGDRLVSVSFREGVVLSVVLACALGVLVIISITCWLFHRKKRSKKTKNVVYTAAVPMEENTSKV